A stretch of DNA from Atribacterota bacterium:
TTATTTATCAGCTTCTTTTCATAACACTCTGCCAGAAAGCTAATCCAGGCACCGGTTGAGATAGTATCTATTCCCATGCGATTGCATATGTCATTTGCTTTAGCTATGGCTAAAAGATCTGAACATAAGAATGCACCACCCATCATGCCCAATGTTTCATACTCCGGACCGCTGCCTTCTACAGCATATTCTTCCGGATCTTCCACTTGGATATGACGGTGACAGCCATAGGGACAGTTGGCACAAAAGGTTGCTTTGGTATGTAATACCTCGTTGTAATATGGTGCAGATATCTGATCCGATTTTCCCCAGGTTTCGCCAACCCAGTACTTCAAAGGCAAATTTCCAATTTTTTCGAAGGTGGCAGGTGCAGAAGTTGTTCCTGTCTTCCTTTTTTCGGCTGAACGTTTGGTAAACTCTCTCATTAATTCCAGAGCACGACTTTTAACCTTTTCAGGATCATAGAGAGGGACCTCTTTGGTTCCTAGTACAGCTATAGCTTTTAAATTTTTTGAACCCATCACAGAGCCAGCACCGCCTCGCCCGGCCACACTATGCCCATCGCAACCTATACAGGCAATAGGATGACCTATCTCTCCAGAAGGACCAATATAAACAATACTGTAGCGATTATCATTGAGGGATGATTTGAAATGATTAAATGTTTCTATGGCATCCTTTCCCCAGAGTGAAGCAGCATCTTCTATGTTTACTTGTTCGTTATTGATTATTATTTCTACCGGGGATGAGCTCTTGCCTTCAATAATGATAGCATCATATCCTGCTCTCTTGAGAGCAGAAGCAAAGTTACCACCTCCGGAAGAATCAAGAAATGTTTTAGTCAAAGGCGATTTGGTTACAACGCTCCATTTACCACTCCCCGGATTTTTGGCTGATTGCCAGACACCTACAGCAAAGATAATCTTGTTTTCTTCTGACAGGGGATCTATCTTGGGTGGAGTTTCTTCCAGGAGTATTTTAGCTCCGAAGGCAGAACCACCCACTAATTCCTTCCAGACTTTTTCAGGAATATCTACTACCTGATAATTTCTTTTTGTTAAATTAACTCGAA
This window harbors:
- a CDS encoding aldehyde ferredoxin oxidoreductase family protein — protein: MYGYWGKVLRVNLTKRNYQVVDIPEKVWKELVGGSAFGAKILLEETPPKIDPLSEENKIIFAVGVWQSAKNPGSGKWSVVTKSPLTKTFLDSSGGGNFASALKRAGYDAIIIEGKSSSPVEIIINNEQVNIEDAASLWGKDAIETFNHFKSSLNDNRYSIVYIGPSGEIGHPIACIGCDGHSVAGRGGAGSVMGSKNLKAIAVLGTKEVPLYDPEKVKSRALELMREFTKRSAEKRKTGTTSAPATFEKIGNLPLKYWVGETWGKSDQISAPYYNEVLHTKATFCANCPYGCHRHIQVEDPEEYAVEGSGPEYETLGMMGGAFLCSDLLAIAKANDICNRMGIDTISTGAWISFLAECYEKKLINKKDTDGIAINWGDGKVLVQLTEKIARLEGIGGYFQEGIVGAAKRIGPETEDLIVHVKNMDYPAHDPRCHLAAGLNYATGTRGACHERADAQGFFYPELGMEAPARTMEEVPQYVIHQQNMSSLANSLSVCKFILRVPKLSLSEIIEILNAATGWNWTVQDLEKAGERGFVLERIINVRDGISRKDDVLPKKMTIPAQTGPRAGRVPLPHDKALDEYYKLRNWTNDGIPTESGLHEIGLEEYVRFLNKQNSS